CCTCGAGTCTCGACCCTCGTATCCAATCATACTGATGTCCTTGAACACCATGACTACCTCCGCGTGTCTAGCTTCGCCGTTCAACGAGCCGTTGGGTATTGTTGAACTGCTCCTTCAGTGCCCTGTACAGCGCCTTGTACTGCGCAAACCATGGATCGTATTGCCGCCTGCGCGACGCGTCGGGGTCATACTGTTCCACCAGCTTCACCCATAGGGACGTGTCCAGCCCCACCGCGTTGGCTGCCAGACGGGCAGACCCGTAGGCTGCCCCCTCATCCACCAGGGGACTCCAGATGGGTGTCCCGAAATTGTCCGCCAGCATCTGGCACCAGATACGAGAGCGCGACCCTCCCCCGACGACACGCACGTTGGTCATCGGAGTCCCCATGTCTGCGATGCTCTCGGCCCCTTCGCGCAATGCGAAGATGACGCCTTCGTGGACCGCACGCAGAATATCGCCCTGGCTGTTGAACGAGCTCATGCCATAAAGGACACCCCGAGCATCAGGGTCTCGATGGGGCGTCCGTTCACCGTTGAGGTACGGAAGGAACACGACACCGTTGCTGCCCACCGGGCTCTGTCCGACCATCTCCTCGATGCGACCATAGGAAAGGTTCTGAGCGAAGCGCTGCCGGAACCAGTCGAGTGCTCCCGCCGCCGAAAGGATGACCGCCATGTGATAATAGCAGTCCTTCGTGACATGACTGAACAGGTGGACCCGACCCGTGAGGTCCGGGCTCGGAGTGGCTGTAACGGCCACAACAGTACCGCTGGTCCCCAGGCTGACGACTGTGTCGCCAGGCTTCTCGACACCACACCCGAACGCCGACGCCGCATTGTCCGCTCCTCCGGCAACGACCGGAACACCATTGAGCTGAGGCAGGTCTGGGCAGGTGATCGCTCCGATGACCGAACCGACACCCACCAGGTCCGGCAGCATCGAGCGTCGGACGGTCAGGACATCGAGGATGTGATCGTCCCACACGCCCTCGCGCACACGGTAGAGCGACGTGCCAGACGCATCAGAAGCTTCGATGGCGAGCCGGCCGGTCAACTTCAGGACAAGGTAGTCCTTGGGCAGGCAGAACCGCGCGATGCGGGCAAAGTTGTCAGGTTCATTGGCGCGCAGCCATAGAAGCTTTGGCGCCGTGAATCCTGTGAGCACGGGATTCCCGAATACCTTGATGACTTCCTGCTCGCCGCCGCAGGCCTCGGTCAGTTCGACGCACTCCTGCTGCGTGCGCTGGTCACACCACAGGATAGCGGGACGCACGACGTCACCGGCTGCATCGAGCGGCACGAGACTGTGCATCTGACCGGATATCGACACGGCGAGGATCTCGAGATTGCGATCGACGGTAAGCGTGTCCAGAACCTGAATGGTCGCCTTCCACCAGTCTTCCGGGCTCTGCTCGGCCCAGCCCGGATGCGGTGTCGACAGGTGAATCGGGGCTGAGGCAGTTGCCATAATCGTACCGGACGCATTGACCAGCAGTCCTTTGACGGATGCTGTCCCCGCGTCGATACCAATAATGCATTCCTTCATCTCTGCCACCCCGTCTCGCTCCTACCCACTGCACGCCCCGTTCACAATCATGTGCAGGTCAGACTTCGCACTTCAACGGCGATTCCAGACGCACAATCAATGCGTCCAATTTGTTCCTAATGTTCTATTAACAATCCTAGAAGATTTCACAGGAAAGTCAACAGTTCTTCCAGTTTCGGTTGCACACCACTTGGCAAGCACGTTTGGCGATCATCATGAGAACGCTGGAGATTGCTGGTATACTCTTTCGCATTACGAGCCACGTGAGGAGAGTACTGGATGAAGACCTTCCTGTTCGACCTTGACGGCACACTACTGGCCATGGACAGCCAGGACTTCATGCACGCGTATTTCGATGAGCTCACGCGTGCCTTGTACGGCCTCCTGCCCACACAGGGACTGGCCGGGAACATCCTCACTGCGACGGCGCGCATGCAGGCCGACACAAGCCCTGAAAGCAGCAACCTGGTGAAGTTCAGGAGAGAGTTCGAAGCCTTGTACCAGGACATCGACCAGCAGGCCGTCTGGGACCGCATCATGGAGTTCTACGCAACGACCTTCGACAACGTTCACGATGTCGTGAAACGCAATGAGCCCCTCTACCGGAGCGTCGTGTACTTGCGCACGAAGGGACACCGCGTCCTCCTGACAACCAATCCCGTCTTCCCGCAGTTGCCCACGTACAAGAGGCTAGCATGGGCTGGATTCTCTCCGGATACGTTCGAGTACATCAGCACGTTGGAGAATTGTGGCTACTGCAAGCCCCATGTGGAATACTGGCACCACGTGGCGACCATCATGGACGTCGATCCCGCGCAGGCGGTCGCGGTGGGCAACGATTGCATCGAAGACGTGTCAGCAGGGCTGGCTGGTATCGAAACGTACCTCGTGACAGACTACGTGATCGGCGATATTGCGTCATCGGGGGCGGACCACATCTCGGACGCCCTCGGGTTCGAGCGCTGGATTCTGGAAAACTATTGAGTCTGGAGGCGTATCACGTGGTGTGCCGTCATCGCGAATACGCGGCCTCCTGCCACAACGATACGCCGTACGGTGAGGTCGGGCAGACCACTGTTCAGACGCTGCCACGTAGCTCCCTCGTCCCGTGAGATCGCTGCTCCGCGCGCCTGTGTTCCC
This genomic interval from Coprothermobacter sp. contains the following:
- the xylB gene encoding xylulokinase translates to MKECIIGIDAGTASVKGLLVNASGTIMATASAPIHLSTPHPGWAEQSPEDWWKATIQVLDTLTVDRNLEILAVSISGQMHSLVPLDAAGDVVRPAILWCDQRTQQECVELTEACGGEQEVIKVFGNPVLTGFTAPKLLWLRANEPDNFARIARFCLPKDYLVLKLTGRLAIEASDASGTSLYRVREGVWDDHILDVLTVRRSMLPDLVGVGSVIGAITCPDLPQLNGVPVVAGGADNAASAFGCGVEKPGDTVVSLGTSGTVVAVTATPSPDLTGRVHLFSHVTKDCYYHMAVILSAAGALDWFRQRFAQNLSYGRIEEMVGQSPVGSNGVVFLPYLNGERTPHRDPDARGVLYGMSSFNSQGDILRAVHEGVIFALREGAESIADMGTPMTNVRVVGGGSRSRIWCQMLADNFGTPIWSPLVDEGAAYGSARLAANAVGLDTSLWVKLVEQYDPDASRRRQYDPWFAQYKALYRALKEQFNNTQRLVERRS